A portion of the Bifidobacterium sp. ESL0800 genome contains these proteins:
- a CDS encoding exo-alpha-(1->6)-L-arabinopyranosidase, which translates to MTNQTTPVTNAKDLSVEEQAALTSGTNPWSIGSVPEKGLPNYTITDGPHGLRKAQNLEGMDVDKAVPATCFPPAAGMSSSWNPDLVRETGEAMGEECVQEQVAVILGPGINIKRNPLGGRCFEFWSEDPYLAGHEAVGEVEGIQSKGIGTSLKHFAANNQETDRMRVSANMSQRTLREIYLPGFEHIVKTAQPWTIMCSYNKINDVYSSQNKWLLTDLLRGEWGFKGIVMSDWGAVHDRAAALNAGLNLEMPPTNTDEKIVHAVRDGEIKPEQLEKMAQGMIDLVSKTRPAMEKGQAGYRYDVDAHDDVARRAAREAMVLLKNEDDLLPVAPGTKLAVIGEFARTPRYQGAGSSLINPNKLTSFLDALKDRGVDAAFAPGFTLDDDAQDPALTGEAVDTAKGADTVLLFLGLPASYESEGFDRTSLDIPAKQVELLKAVAAANKNVVVILSNGSSVSMPWADDAKSILEAWLLGQAGGAATADIVFGDANPSGKLAQTIINDLDDDPTMMNWPGEEGHVDYGEGVFVGYRYYDTFHKPVVYPFGYGLSYTAFEVSDAKAEKTGPQSARVTATVKNTGSVAGAEVVQFYVAPPAEAVARPVHELKGFRKVYLEPGESAEVSIDLDSRAFAYWSERFADWKVEEGTYGIEVATSSRDIADTVFVDLDDDGKTAQLTQWSTFKEWKDDPIGGPVVDKVVAKLDQQFGHNIIPDSQLIVMFLDSCPVGGMSMLLGADVAEALAKELKAEYEKVSK; encoded by the coding sequence ATGACCAATCAAACAACACCAGTGACCAACGCGAAGGATCTCAGCGTAGAAGAACAGGCGGCGCTGACCAGCGGCACCAACCCGTGGAGCATCGGCTCGGTGCCCGAAAAGGGCCTGCCGAACTACACGATCACCGACGGCCCGCACGGACTGCGCAAGGCTCAGAACCTAGAAGGCATGGACGTCGACAAGGCCGTGCCCGCCACCTGCTTCCCGCCGGCCGCAGGCATGTCGTCAAGCTGGAACCCAGATCTGGTGCGCGAGACCGGCGAGGCCATGGGCGAGGAGTGCGTCCAGGAGCAGGTCGCCGTCATCCTCGGCCCCGGCATCAACATCAAGCGCAACCCTCTGGGCGGACGCTGCTTCGAGTTCTGGAGCGAGGACCCGTACCTGGCCGGCCACGAGGCCGTGGGCGAGGTCGAAGGCATCCAGTCCAAGGGCATCGGCACTTCGCTCAAGCACTTCGCGGCCAACAACCAGGAAACCGACCGCATGCGTGTGAGCGCCAATATGTCGCAGCGCACCCTGCGCGAGATCTACCTGCCCGGTTTCGAACACATCGTCAAAACCGCCCAGCCGTGGACGATCATGTGCTCCTACAACAAGATCAACGATGTCTATTCCTCGCAGAACAAGTGGCTGCTGACCGACCTGCTGCGCGGGGAGTGGGGCTTCAAGGGCATCGTCATGTCCGACTGGGGCGCCGTCCACGACCGTGCCGCGGCCCTGAACGCCGGCCTGAACCTCGAGATGCCGCCGACCAACACCGACGAGAAGATCGTGCACGCCGTCCGCGACGGTGAGATCAAGCCCGAGCAGTTGGAGAAGATGGCGCAAGGCATGATTGATCTGGTCTCGAAGACCCGTCCGGCGATGGAGAAGGGTCAGGCTGGCTATCGCTACGATGTCGACGCACATGATGATGTCGCCCGTCGCGCCGCCCGCGAGGCCATGGTTCTGCTGAAGAACGAGGACGATCTGCTGCCGGTTGCCCCCGGCACCAAGCTCGCCGTCATCGGTGAGTTCGCCCGTACCCCGCGCTATCAGGGCGCCGGTTCGTCGCTGATTAACCCGAACAAGCTCACCAGTTTCCTCGATGCCCTGAAGGATCGCGGCGTCGACGCGGCCTTCGCACCCGGCTTCACGCTCGATGACGACGCGCAGGACCCGGCGCTCACCGGCGAGGCGGTCGACACCGCCAAGGGCGCCGACACCGTGCTGCTCTTCCTCGGCCTGCCCGCCTCTTATGAATCCGAAGGCTTCGACCGCACCTCGCTCGATATTCCGGCCAAGCAGGTCGAGCTCTTAAAGGCCGTCGCCGCGGCGAACAAGAACGTTGTGGTCATCCTCTCCAACGGTTCCTCGGTCTCCATGCCGTGGGCCGACGACGCCAAGTCCATCCTTGAGGCGTGGCTGCTCGGCCAGGCCGGCGGTGCAGCCACCGCCGATATCGTCTTCGGCGACGCGAATCCGTCCGGCAAGCTCGCGCAGACCATCATCAACGATTTGGACGACGATCCGACCATGATGAACTGGCCGGGCGAGGAAGGCCACGTCGATTACGGCGAGGGCGTCTTTGTCGGCTATCGTTACTACGACACCTTCCACAAGCCGGTCGTGTACCCGTTCGGCTACGGTCTGAGCTATACCGCGTTCGAGGTCTCCGACGCCAAGGCGGAGAAGACCGGCCCGCAGTCCGCTCGCGTCACCGCGACCGTGAAGAACACCGGTTCCGTTGCAGGTGCCGAGGTCGTGCAGTTCTATGTCGCCCCGCCTGCCGAGGCCGTCGCGCGACCCGTCCACGAACTCAAGGGCTTCAGGAAGGTCTATCTTGAGCCTGGCGAGTCCGCTGAGGTCTCCATTGACTTGGATTCGCGCGCGTTCGCCTACTGGTCCGAGCGCTTCGCCGACTGGAAGGTCGAGGAGGGCACCTACGGCATCGAGGTCGCCACGTCCTCGCGTGACATCGCCGACACCGTCTTCGTCGATCTCGACGACGACGGCAAGACCGCCCAGCTCACGCAATGGTCCACGTTCA
- a CDS encoding 4'-phosphopantetheinyl transferase superfamily protein — protein sequence MLGLGHDVVDVAAFAEQLGEPGSRGKLLFSARELRQAAARAKAKHDDEATHLAAKWAGKEAVLKAWCEALGDRPNPYTLDDFPWGLLEILDDSRSRPHVVLAPACDATLQESLGARDSLRWHVSLSHDGPVASAVVLLVSDVRA from the coding sequence GTGCTCGGGTTAGGGCACGATGTCGTCGACGTCGCGGCGTTTGCCGAGCAGTTGGGGGAGCCGGGTTCGCGGGGCAAGCTGTTGTTTTCCGCGCGCGAGCTGCGGCAGGCGGCCGCACGCGCCAAAGCCAAGCACGACGACGAGGCGACGCATCTGGCCGCTAAATGGGCCGGCAAGGAAGCCGTGCTCAAGGCGTGGTGCGAGGCGCTGGGTGATCGGCCGAACCCGTACACGCTTGATGATTTTCCGTGGGGCTTGCTTGAGATTCTCGACGATTCGCGCTCGCGGCCGCATGTCGTCTTGGCTCCCGCGTGTGACGCAACGTTGCAGGAGTCGCTGGGGGCGAGGGATTCGTTACGTTGGCATGTGTCCCTCAGCCACGATGGGCCGGTGGCGTCGGCCGTTGTGCTGCTGGTAAGCGATGTCCGGGCGTAA